Proteins encoded together in one Ochotona princeps isolate mOchPri1 chromosome 20, mOchPri1.hap1, whole genome shotgun sequence window:
- the LOC131482794 gene encoding taste receptor type 2 member 9-like has product MAPSFAILHLIIMSAEFLTGITANGFLIIMNCNELIKCRKLIPMQILLTCIGMARFGLQVVLMVQTSLSLFCPVFYKEKVYGAMLVACWTFFSSLSFWFAACLSVFYCLKISGFPWSCFFWLKFRISQVILWLLLGSLLASASIAVLSAEVFFSTSSKDDVLRNTTAGKTQLKVRKISEILLVNLALLLPLGIFVLCIYMLFMSLSKHVQRLSHGFRSVSTEAHVNALRMVITFFCFFITYFAAFMTNLTFLIPYGSQWFFVMKDIMAAYPSGHSVIIICSNSKLQQPFRRILCLRRK; this is encoded by the coding sequence ATGGCCCCCTCTTTCGCAATTCTTCATCTCATCATCATGTCAGCAGAATTCTTAACAGGAATTACAGCGAATGGTTTCCTTATCATCATGAACTGCAATGAACTGATCAAATGCAGAAAGCTAATACCAATGCAAATCCTTTTAACATGCATAGGGATGGCTCGATTTGGTCTGCAGGTAGTGCTCATGGTACAAACCTCTTTGTCTTTGTTTTGCCCtgtgttttataaagaaaaagtatATGGTGCAATGCTGGTAGCTTGTTGGACATTTTTCAGTTCTCTCAGTTTCTGGTTTGCCGCTTGCCTTTCTGTATTTTACTGCCTCAAGATCTCAGGCTTCCCTTGGTCCTGCTTTTTTTGGTTGAAGTTCAGGATTTCCCAGGTCATCCTCTGGCTGCTCCTGGGTAGCCTGTTGGCATCTGCGAGCATCGCAGTTCTAAGTGCTGAAGTCTTCTTCTCTACAAGTAGCAAGGACGATGTGCTCAGAAACACCACAGCCGGTAAGACTCAACTCAAGGTAAGAAAAATCAGTGAGATACTTCTTGTCAACTTGGCATTGCTACTCCCCCTGGGCATATTTGTGTTATGCATTTATATGTTGTTCATGTCTCTTTCCAAGCACGTTCAGCGGCTGTCTCATGGTTTTCGGAGTGTCAGCACAGAAGCCCATGTAAATGCACTAAGAATGGTGATAACATTCTTCTGCTTCTTTATtacatattttgctgcttttatgacaaatttaacatttttaatccCATACGGAAGTCAGTGGTTTTTTGTGATGAAGGACATAATGGCTGCATATCCCTCTGGTCATTCAGTCATCATAATCTGCAGCAATTCTAAGTTGCAACAACCATTCAGGAGGATTCTCTGCCTCAGAAGGAAATGA